A genome region from Panicum virgatum strain AP13 chromosome 4K, P.virgatum_v5, whole genome shotgun sequence includes the following:
- the LOC120703346 gene encoding uncharacterized protein LOC120703346 has product MESEEQPVNHHMACNSPDEQHALQQGQADKNPGADEAELLWKLRKYLMLLAILAAAITYQAGLAPPGGFWQDNQNGHIAGDIVLRVSYPRRYHVFFYCNTTAFGASLIVLILLLVRELSRNAVWLRALQFAMVLSLLGLMGAYAAGSCREVRTSVYIWVLLVGIFAYITLHVIFFRHLAPEWLRDTFMNIRRYWKDFLNNVFKNAQSTTDEQEHSDKMEELERNRSFLLVLATLAATVTYTAGLSPPGGFWPDDKPNHLAGDPVLEDHHPRRFKAFLVCNATSFAGSLVIVIMLLSNTAVDHVVKSNALRLCVLVGLFGLMGAYAAGSCREVRTSIYVFSLVGGVLLYLVLQWIEPIVTKPECVEKSIGWIRKQKTELLQKLSSFIMKGSGNPDHDNHTTLSRPNTQHLSKNSISSNFSDAKDDLQKLSTYLLLLGILSATVTYQAGLNPPGGFWGDTADGHIAGDPVLEAMHPRRYKLFFYCNATAFVASLVIITLLQSKLITVGAMKHHILQTAMTLDLFSLMGGYAAGSSRKFSTSVYVLVLVLLVFTYVVLHVLLSVALKTRLKRIIDRFRRNDAMDNEDEGGDLEKQRKFLMLLAILAASITYQAGLSPSGGFWSDNNGHRAGDPVFRDEFPRHYRVFFYFNATAFVSSLVVIMLLVSKRLCSKGLEGYALHTCVLIDLISLMGAFAAGSCRKVLTSVYVILVVVAVSVYVMIQVVVLTFAKDKVNNILERMYTFGLSERQHPSMNHKRSIQLKKRTEHKWRKDLMLIGTLAVTVTYQAGLLPPGGFWSDDQVGRHFAGDPILHDTHPTRFKVFFYCNATAFMASMVMVILLLNNTISKYKRSLLAMKTAMVLDLLGLLGAYAAGSCRKLKTSAYIFALFIAMFIYIVIHVLLSFDKVALLVRKKGEKWMPCLKNMWALIETDPSNLQLSAGRLGEAPPAV; this is encoded by the coding sequence ATGGAGTCTGAAGAGCAGCCTGTAAATCACCATATGGCTTGCAACTCTCCTGATGAACAACATGCGCTGCAGCAAGGCCAAGCTGACAAAAATCCTGGAGCCGATGAGGCTGAGCTCCTGTGGAAGCTGAGGAAGTACTTGATGTTGTTGGCTATTCTAGCTGCGGCCATCACCTACCAAGCAGGGCTAGCTCCGCCGGGTGGGTTCTGGCAAGACAACCAGAACGGCCACATCGCCGGTGATATTGTGCTGAGAGTTAGCTACCCCAGGCGTTACCATGTTTTCTTCTACTGCAACACAACAGCTTTTGGGGCATCACTCATTGTTCTGATACTGCTCCTGGTCAGGGAGCTGAGCCGCAATGCGGTTTGGCTTCGGGCACTTCAATTTGCGATGGTATTGAGCTTGCTAGGGCTCATGGGGGCCTATGCCGCAGGGAGCTGCAGGGAGGTGAGGACATCAGTTTACATTTGGGTATTACTTGTTGGCATATTCGCATATATCACACTTCATGTCATATTCTTTCGGCATCTGGCGCCTGAATGGTTGCGTGATACATTCATGAATATAAGGAGATACTGGAAGGATTTCCTAAACAATGTTTTCAAGAATGCACAGAGCACAACAGATGAGCAAGAGCATTCTGACAAGATGGAAGAACTGGAGAGGAATCGCAGTTTCTTGCTGGTTCTTGCTACATTAGCAGCAACAGTGACATATACTGCAGGGCTAAGCCCACCAGGTGGCTTTTGGCCTGATGACAAGCCCAACCACCTTGCCGGCGACCCAGTGCTGGAAGATCATCACCCCCGTCGATTCAAGGCGTTTCTCGTCTGCAATGCAACTTCTTTTGCTGGATCGCTTGTGATCGTCATCATGCTCCTCAGTAATACAGCAGTGGATCATGTTGTCAAGTCAAATGCTCTGCGGTTGTGCGTGCTAGTCGGCCTCTTTGGGCTTATGGGGGCTTATGCTGCTGGGAGTTGCAGGGAGGTCCGTACATCTATCTACGTCTTCTCCCTTGTTGGTGGAGTTTTGCTCTACCTTGTCCTTCAGTGGATTGAACCTATTGTGACAAAGCCAGAGTGTGTAGAGAAGTCCATTGGATGGATCAGAAAGCAGAAGACCGAGCTGCTCCAGAAACTGAGCTCTTTCATTATGAAGGGGAGTGGGAATCCAGATCATGACAATCATACTACACTGTCAAGGCCCAATACACAACATCTATCCAAGAATAgcatttcaagcaattttagTGATGCTAAGGATGATCTACAGAAACTGAGCACATATCTCCTATTGCTCGGCATCCTTTCCGCCACTGTCACATATCAAGCTGGGCTGAACCCACCTGGTGGCTTTTGGGGAGACACTGCTGATGGACATATTGCAGGGGACCCAGTCTTGGAGGCCATGCACCCAAGGCGTTACAAGTTATTCTTCTATTGCAATGCTACAGCATTTGTTGCATCTTTGGTGATCATAACATTACTTCAGAGCAAGCTGATTACCGTTGGTGCCATGAAGCATCACATATTGCAAACAGCCATGACTCTGGATCTCTTTAGTCTTATGGGGGGCTATGCTGCCGGAAGCAGCAGAAAGTTCTCAACATCCGTGTATGTTTTGGTCTTGGTTCTCCTTGTTTTCACCTATGTTGTACTTCATGTTCTGCTATCTGTGGCTCTCAAGACACGACTGAAGAGGATAATAGATCGTTTCAGAAGAAATGATGCAATGGATAATGAAGATGAAGGGGGTGATTTGGAGAAGCAGCGCAAGTTTCTGATGTTACTTGCAATTCTAGCTGCTTCCATCACATATCAGGCTGGTCTAAGCCCATCAGGCGGCTTCTGGAGTGACAATAATGGCCACCGAGCAGGTGATCCAGTGTTCCGTGATGAGTTCCCACGCCACTACAGAGTTTTCTTCTACTTCAATGCAACAGCTTTCGTGTCGTCCTTGGTTGTGATTATGTTGCTTGTTAGTAAAAGGCTATGTAGCAAGGGTCTTGAGGGTTATGCACTTCACACGTGTGTTTTGATTGATTTGATCAGCCTCATGGGTGCTTTTGCTGCTGGAAGCTGCAGGAAAGTTTTGACATCTGTGTACGTCATCCTTGTCGTTGTTGCAGTGTCTGTTTATGTCATGATTCAGGTTGTGGTTTTGACATTTGCAAAAGACAAGGTGAACAATATCCTGGAAAGGATGTACACCTTTGGGCTTTCTGAGCGCCAACATCCATCCATGAATCACAAGAGAAGCATCCAATTGAAAAAGAGAACTGAGCACAAATGGCGCAAAGATTTGATGCTGATCGGGACACTTGCAGTCACTGTCACATACCAAGCTGGGCTGCTCCCACCGGGTGGATTTTGGTCTGATGACCAGGTAGGCCGCCATTTTGCTGGTGACCCAATCCTTCATGATACCCATCCAACACGGTTTAAAGTATTCTTCTATTGTAATGCGACGGCATTCATGGCATCGATGGTCATGGTCATCCTACTGTTGAACAACACAATAAGCAAGTACAAGAGATCTCTTCTTGCTATGAAGACAGCAATGGTATTGGACTTGCTTGGTCTGCTTGGAGCATATGCCGCAGGCAGCTGCAGAAAGTTAAAGACATCTGCATACATTTTTGCACTCTTCATTGCCATGTTCATTTACATTGTAATACATGTTTTGCTGTCATTTGATAAGGTGGCTTTGTTAGTTAGAAAGAAGGGAGAGAAGTGGATGCCTTGCCTGAAAAATATGTGGGCACTTATTGAAACTGATCCTTCAAACCTTCAGCTATCTGCTGGGCGACTGGGGGAGGCACCTCCAGCTGTGTAG